In Listeria monocytogenes, the following proteins share a genomic window:
- a CDS encoding thiamine diphosphokinase, with translation MKIINIMVGGPASEIPDLAQYTSAEISWVGVDRGAKRLLDHGIVPTVAMGDFDSLSKEELAHLKTKVADVHEFPAEKDETDTEIGLSWAMEQNPDKIRIFGATGGRLDHLLANLMMLTKPRFLNAVPVVEMIDRYNYIKMYTPGSYTIEKLPDKKYVAFTTMKDVTGLTLKGFAYPLENATYPVGSALSSNEFVEKKGEFSFKSGMILLTQSND, from the coding sequence ATGAAAATAATTAATATCATGGTTGGTGGACCTGCGTCCGAAATTCCTGATTTAGCACAATATACGAGCGCAGAGATTAGTTGGGTTGGCGTGGACCGCGGAGCAAAACGTTTGTTAGACCATGGAATTGTACCGACCGTTGCGATGGGAGATTTTGATTCACTCTCTAAAGAAGAACTGGCTCATTTGAAAACCAAAGTAGCAGATGTACACGAATTTCCTGCAGAAAAAGATGAAACAGATACGGAAATTGGATTAAGTTGGGCGATGGAGCAAAATCCAGATAAGATACGCATTTTTGGTGCAACAGGAGGCCGCTTAGACCATCTACTTGCGAATCTAATGATGTTGACCAAACCACGATTTTTAAACGCTGTACCGGTCGTAGAAATGATTGACCGCTATAACTACATCAAAATGTACACACCAGGTAGCTATACCATTGAAAAACTACCTGATAAGAAATATGTCGCATTTACAACGATGAAAGACGTTACAGGACTGACGCTAAAAGGATTCGCTTATCCACTCGAAAATGCTACTTACCCAGTAGGTTCAGCACTTTCAAGTAATGAGTTTGTGGAGAAAAAAGGTGAATTTTCCTTTAAAAGCGGGATGATTTTATTAACACAAAGTAATGATTAA
- the rsgA gene encoding ribosome small subunit-dependent GTPase A, translating into MLEGQIIKALSGFYYVFSEGKVYQCRARGNFRKRNISPLVGDDVEFQIENKTDGYILDVMSRENALVRPPVANIDIAILVFSAVEPDFSTNLADRFLVAIEKEDIKPVICISKMDLASESEKEQIAVYKDIYEAIGYDVFVTNDEPDKEAIKDYISGKTAVIAGQSGVGKSTLLNSLNSDLTLKTAEISNSLGRGKHTTRHVELMPIGDGFVADTPGFSSIEWDDLQPETLQFCFPEMEDRRSGCKFRGCMHENEPNCAVKTAVEANEIAEFRYKHYIQILQELKNRKPRY; encoded by the coding sequence GTGCTGGAAGGACAAATTATCAAAGCGTTGAGCGGATTTTACTATGTATTTTCAGAAGGAAAAGTATATCAATGTCGAGCACGAGGGAATTTTAGAAAACGAAATATCTCTCCGCTTGTAGGCGATGATGTCGAATTTCAAATAGAAAATAAAACAGATGGTTACATTTTAGATGTAATGTCCCGGGAGAATGCACTTGTGCGACCTCCCGTGGCAAACATTGATATTGCGATTTTGGTGTTTTCAGCAGTAGAACCAGATTTTTCCACGAATCTTGCGGATCGTTTTTTAGTAGCTATTGAGAAGGAAGATATCAAGCCAGTTATTTGCATTAGTAAAATGGACTTGGCATCAGAATCTGAAAAAGAGCAGATTGCTGTTTACAAAGACATATACGAAGCGATTGGTTATGATGTTTTTGTTACCAATGATGAACCCGATAAAGAAGCCATTAAAGACTATATTAGTGGAAAAACTGCAGTTATCGCTGGGCAATCCGGTGTAGGAAAGTCGACTCTCCTAAATAGCTTAAATAGTGATTTAACTTTAAAAACAGCAGAGATTTCGAACTCACTCGGTCGCGGAAAACATACAACGAGACATGTCGAACTAATGCCGATTGGCGATGGATTTGTCGCTGATACGCCTGGCTTTAGTTCTATCGAATGGGATGACCTGCAACCTGAAACATTACAATTTTGCTTTCCTGAAATGGAAGATCGTCGTAGCGGTTGTAAATTTCGTGGTTGTATGCACGAAAACGAACCTAATTGCGCAGTGAAAACAGCTGTTGAAGCAAATGAAATAGCAGAATTTCGCTACAAACACTATATCCAAATTTTACAAGAATTAAAAAACAGAAAGCCGAGGTATTAA
- the rpe gene encoding ribulose-phosphate 3-epimerase: MGKIAPSILSADFANLARDIKEVENCGADYIHIDVMDGHFVPNITFGPAVVQAIRPETKLPLDVHLMIENPDTYIPEFAKAGADYITVHVEACTHLHRTLQLIRSYGVKAGAVLNPATPIDVLQHVLNELDMVLFMTVNPGFGGQKFIPEVLEKISAFKKIVDEKGLDIEIEVDGGVDHETAKLCRDAGANVFVAGSYIYGNKNRQTPIDKLRAVVGE, encoded by the coding sequence ATGGGAAAAATAGCTCCTTCGATTTTAAGTGCAGACTTTGCAAATCTTGCAAGAGATATTAAAGAAGTAGAAAATTGCGGTGCAGACTACATTCATATTGATGTTATGGACGGACATTTCGTTCCAAATATTACATTTGGTCCTGCTGTTGTTCAAGCCATTCGCCCAGAAACAAAACTACCACTTGATGTTCATTTAATGATTGAAAACCCGGATACATACATTCCAGAATTTGCAAAAGCGGGTGCAGACTACATTACGGTGCATGTCGAAGCTTGTACGCATCTTCATCGCACATTACAATTAATCCGTTCTTACGGTGTGAAAGCGGGAGCAGTACTTAATCCAGCCACACCAATCGATGTTTTACAACACGTTTTAAATGAACTGGATATGGTTCTATTTATGACAGTAAATCCTGGTTTTGGCGGACAAAAATTCATTCCAGAAGTACTAGAAAAAATTAGTGCTTTCAAGAAAATAGTGGATGAAAAAGGCTTAGATATCGAAATTGAAGTAGATGGCGGCGTGGATCATGAAACAGCGAAATTATGCCGTGATGCTGGCGCAAATGTCTTTGTAGCTGGTAGTTACATTTATGGAAATAAAAATCGTCAAACACCAATTGATAAATTACGTGCCGTTGTAGGCGAGTAA